From the genome of Salvia splendens isolate huo1 chromosome 7, SspV2, whole genome shotgun sequence:
TCCACATCTAAAATTACTAGCATTGGAACTTGCAACAGTGGgctatttgtttttttattaaattagttagcatatgctccctccgtcctacaaagattgtctcatttttccatttccgtccgtcccataaaatttgtccaatttcactttttacattttttatagtgggccctatattccactaactcattcatactcacattttattataaaactaatatataaaagtaggatctacattccactaactttttcaatcaatttttcattacatttcttaaaactcgtgcctagCTAAAGttagacaatctttgtgggacggagtgagtactaTGGCAGAGGTATTTCGTGCCTAGccaaagtgagacaatctttgtgggacggagtgagtactaTGGCACAGGtatttttactaatatttttactAATACTCCCTTTGTCATGGCACGAAACATTTAGTTTTCGTCGTGGAATTttatgtaatattgttttacaAGTTAATAAAAGAgacaaaataaagtaagaataatattgttttcattttagtaattttttaaagaataattaaaaaaagaaatatttcatttttttaatgaaatatggGGATTACTAAACATAAATTGCAAATTAATGAACTTATAAAGGTAACAATTACGAACTTGAAAAAAGGAGAGAGGTAGAAATGGGTCGGCCCTATGTTCTGTTATTGTATTtggactaaagtcccaaaatgatccttaacatattgcgattttttttattttggtccaaaacattatcttttgaattattcagtCCCTCACAtttaaaaacgggtcacatttggtccattttggacggttccgtcaaattttggaTGGTTTTAATTACcaggtcacaaatccgtcactaacacAAACCAAACTCAACACCGCCCCTTTATGCCCTTTCAAGCAGCAAGCAACGAAGAAATCCATCTCTTCATCGTCGCCGCCGTCGTCTCTCCTCTCCCATACCAGAATCACTCTGCTGCCGCCGCCGGAGGCCAACCCCGCCCCATCTGGCGTCAGCGCGAGAGCATTCACGCTCGAATCGTGCTTCGATAACGTCGTCTTCAAGCTCCGTTTTCTCCTGTCGCCGGAGGCGGAGGCTCTCCACACCTTAATCTTCCCGTCGGCGGAGCCGGTGTAGACGATTCCGCTGGAGGAGGCGACGGCGTTCACGGCGTCGGAATGCGCTGAACCGACGGAATTGATGCAAGCCATATCAGAAGATGTTTTCCACGTTTTGAAGCTCTTATTCCATGAGATTGAGTAGAGCTCACCGCGATCGACGTCGACGGCTAGTCCGGAGACAGCGTCGGCGTGCTGGATCCATAAATTCTGCTTGTGGCGGCGGATTTTGACGTAGTTTTTGGTGGATAGACAATTGAAATCAATTGTTGATTTTTCAATTTGGGGGAAATTGGAGTTgtccaaaccctaattttgcaATCTTGGTGCGCGGTGAAGATTTTTCCCCCGGTGAAGGCGATTGATTTGGCCCAGCCCGAGCCCGACCCGAACGGTGTTCAGCTCGTCGGCGGACATGCGGCCGGTGGTGGAGGCGTTGAGGACGgcgttagtgacggatttgtgacccggtaattaaaaccgtcaaaaatttgacggaaccgtccaaaaaggaccaaatgtgacccgttttcaAATGTgatggaccgaataattcaaaagataatgttttggaccaaaatcaaaaaatcgaCATAGGTTAAGGATCATTTTAGGACTTTAGTCTTGTATTTGCCTCTTGTGTGGTTGATGAGCCGGATAATGGCTGGTTGGTTTGGTTAAAGTAGTGGctgctaagagcatctccaatggcggacgtccggtcggacatccggtcggacgtcgcgacgggcgaccgggacgtccgccattgtggcgtttagggtcggatacggacgtcccgtgaggacgtcgggtgtccttggacgtcccggcgacgggcgggcggacgtccgccattgtggcgtccagtcggacgtccggtcggacgtcccgttttttaaattttttttttaaaactctatatatacgactcgttgaattttatttccgatgaagttgttaatttttcccgttcgtattctcggtcaaattttatttccataaatgtaaattgttttatttgtgaatatatgatttttttttattgcgggatgtcctagtgggaagggcggacataggaggggatgtcctagtgacgtggcagtgggatgggaagtcctagtgacgtggcaggaggtgtttttgggatgtcctagtggatgtcctagtgggatgtccgcccactggagatgctctaaattcTTTATTTCATCCTCATCGTTGGGAGTTGAATCTCAAGATATTTTAAGCGTTCAGTACAACTTTTTGTGAAGACAAGACAGCTTGAATTTAGCAACTTGACTTCGCTATATATTGATGTCTCCCCATCTCAATCACAGGCAGCTAGCTATAAATGATTCTGGTTCTGGTACTGGTACTTGTTCTTGTTCTTGTTCTCGTTTAGAAAGGCAGAAAGTATGGAAGTTGCGCCATTCACGTATCTCTTCCCTTCCGCTCATCAATTCCCCCCTCGAAACTATGTGCACTGGACTCAGACCCCTGAATCCCATCTTTACTCGGCCGACATACCAggttcttttcttctctcttttggtcaaaaaattaattaagaaatgaaaaagatagtAATAACGTTTTGTGAGGGTGCAGGTGTGCGGAAGGAGGAGATaaaggtggaggtggaggactCTAGGTACCTCATCATAAGAACGGAGGCGGTGGCGGACCGGAGCTTCAGCCGAAAATTCCGGCTGCCGGAGCGGGTGGATGTGGAGGGCATTTCGGCGGAGTACGTGGACGGAGTGTTGACGGTGAAGGTGCCTAGATCCTACATCAGGATGGGGTTTTTCATTGATCCACCTCATACCATGGATCTCACTGCCACTGCTGCTTGATTTTGCTATTTCATATGTATGTGTGGCTTGGACTTGCATTCAAAACTCATGAAATTCTTTAAAATATGCATATCATATCGTTGGTATTTGAATCATTGTTGAAATTCTCCATTTTGTTCAGTAGAATGAAAATTGGTCGCAGTTTGGATTTTGAGTTTTCAAGGTGTATAGAATCTATAGTCTATACGCATAAATTAATGTTTCAGCCAAACAAGGCGCAAGTGGATGAATAACTGTTGGTAGTTGCTGATTACTGAATAACTGTTAGTAGGACCTAcagaaaacataaacataaagcCACCCGCAATGCGTCACGtgggtggcccgtattccgtcacAAAGGGACGAGACGgtggcgtgacgcgttgcagcgccccgtctcgtccccagcccattccgcgttccgtcccgccgtgacgaatggcgagacgtctcgccacgcgccgaggtgACGTGGCGCGCttcggcgccatgcgtgacgcccactcgtcggcccgcgagtgggcattgTCACGCTGatacaataattcatttttttaaaaaaattgaattaaataaaaaaaattaaaaaagaaaaacggtaatattacccgttttttcaaaaaattttttgtttttatattttttactccataactactcctatttcatcatcatttcacacacaaatacacatctattcttcccaaatcatctccatatcctctccaattttcatctaacctctcatcacaaaatgtccggcgacggaaactctgacggtggcggctccggtgggttcgacatcaacgcgttcggcgattgggggagcatgtacaatgtcctcggtgattgggggagcatgtacaatctccttccaatagattagattctaactccttaagttcctaagactcaagtcctcacaaagggtcccctctctcgagtgcagataaacctatgtatTGTACTCGTTcattttaccacgtaaaactagctatctctcgattaatctagttaaatggacatagttctaaagttggccagacaaaagaacaataaaagcacgagaacaagcaaaacaatcacaagagctaggaaaatgttcaattcaataaatcaaaacatgttcataatagtcttcaccaaaaaatctaaaaatgatatttaactactaatagacaagtagtaaaatcaataataaaagtactagacatgaaagaaattgataaaacccaaggttgaatcttcaatcttcagtcttctcttgcctggatctgcagagctccgctccaatggaagatggatgaattatgtgtgacAAATATTGaaggataaactaaaaagaaagcTAGTGACAATGACAGAAGAGgggatatttttttatagagattttttattataaaattagataattatgaacttatttaataaaaataaatttctaccaatttaatgaaattatcacATCAATCAAATAGTTGATTGTTTATGTAAAACATAATTTGAATATAATATCAATATTATAAGATATTACAATCGTAAATTTCTTAAGTACttgaatattaaaattaataagatATTACAATCGTAATTTTCTCAAGTACttgaatattaaaattaaatataaatttgataAGGTGTCTTGTACATCACACAAAATATGTAAGATCTTTGCTTTCAAAAGCAAGTTGTCACATAGCAACATGACAATTTGATCAAACCAACAATATTTCACATTACCAACTATGCAAGAATATACCGTATTTTTATATGCCATGGTATATCGtggtatataaaaattcatacatttatatTACTCAAATATATACTTAAGATATCATACTATACCGAAATTCATAGTATACCGAAAATTTAGTCTTTTTCTAATATGATAAGACTGATATTACAGTATTTTTCTCCCTCCCTATCCACAAGACCACAATGCACCTTGTCAGACACACGAGATACAATGCATACGAATTAGACCAGTTGAATCACAAACCAATAACTTCTCAAGTTTTCTGGTTTTAAAATAGAATGAACTACGCaaatggtacatgatctttcactttcgcacacaAATGatacatgatctttattttatatcgtttttggtaccccGTGAAAAAAATAACTCTatgtaccaaacatgtgatttttttgttatggaggacatttttgaaaattttaattaaatagtaccaaacatgtatttttttcttcctttcatgtttctcttctttttctctttcttttttgtgttttatacatatatctaattgcattcataatataaatcaagaacaaaacacctaattaaattaattactaaagtaattaaatcaattgaattattttttattaaattattttatactcattttaggttGAAATacttaactaaaaatattcaactttttatatcattatgaatgcaattcacaattttaaatttttattaaggctatattgattagttattaatttaatataaaataataataattattatatacatatgattcataatttaaataatatactgtaattatttattaattactactagttttcagtattattacaataataattataactataattatgacTATAATTATTATTAAGTATATttcaatgatattaaaaaataaattaattattaatttataacattaaaataataatattaatattgattaataatataaagaatgaggagaatgagagaatatattataatatcacttttggtactagttttgtgtATGTCCAAATATCCTCTATGACACAAATGGGAAAATGTATTTATTTAGAGGGCATTTTAGGGTAAAAATTGCCTTAAGTACCAAAATTGTgatttatatgtataaaaaacgatataaaataaagatcatgtatCGAGTATATTCGAAAATAAAAGATCCGGTATTATTTGTGTAGTTCACTATTTAAAATATTGCTTCAAAGTCATAATGATGTAAAAATggctaaggccatccacaacgctgtctctataccgtctcttaactactatttgagcactatttgagggccccactgtccttttttcctccatctcttaactaagagacggaacctgcaacgctccgtctcttaaccgtctctataccgtctcttaattactattcattcaatttaatttataattttttttaaaacccaattcaatttaaacaaacacactttattaaaattaaaacaatattacaacttaacattaaaaaaacgaagacataattaaaattctaaaaaaataaaaatgacataatttaatcttctccgccaaagttttcccaaatgtgctcaattagatcctcttagagttgggtgtgggcgctagagtcgcgtgtccttgcccgaatagccaaccgttcttgtatagatggatgcgctccacttcgcggcggactacttgcggttgagcttccgggggattcggggtcgaaccaatttccggcatcgggtccttcgtctcggacaatcatgttgtgcaagattatgcacgtatacatgatgtcgaccatgctctccatgaaccacgaacgagccggggctttgatgatgttgaagcgcgcttggagaaccccgaacgccctctccacatccttgcgcgcagcctcctgcttctgcgcaaaaagagcctgctttgggttcgctggcctgccgcacgtcttcacgaaggtcggccacttcgggtagatgccgtcggcgagatagtaccccattttataccgccggttgttggcgacgaagttgatggccggcgctttaccatccaaaacttcggtaaagaggtcggactgttggagcacgtttacgtcgttgttcgagccagggaccccgaagtacgcgtaccagatccaaagtcggtagtcggcaacggcctcgagtacaacggttgggtgggtgcctttgtggccgctcgtgtaggaacccctccaagccaccgggcaattcttccattgccagtgcatgcaatcgacactgccaagcatcccggggaatccgtgcacttgttcgtgcaggttgaggaggaactgacaatcctccgtggttggcctccggagaaattcgtcactaaaggctgcccggacgcctctgcagaagttgagcaagcacaagcgcccagtgctgtctccgatgtgcaggtattcgtcgaatatgtcggccgtttgtccagtcgcaagctgccggatggctgcagtacatttctgcagcgtcgtgtggctgggacgaccgaccgcgtcgaacccttctcggaagaactcctccctggccgccaaagtattcgctatgtggagaaatagcggtttccgcatgcggaaacggcgacggaaataggtatctccccaaatcgggttatcgcagaagtagtcgcgtactaaccgtgcggcggcttcctcccggttccgattgatgtacttccgggagcgtcgtgggggtggtgcggcttcctccgcctctcgtcgtcgatcttcttcgagtgattgttccattaattggcgcatttgctcaaaaggatccatttgtttgagttgattgaagatggaaattggagtgatagagaggatttgagaggaatagatgtgtgtttgtgtttgaaatgagtatggaatagaattatttatagagtaaaaaaattaaaaatttaaaaaatgaaaataaatatttaacggtaatattaccgtttgaaaaaaaaaaatttttttttattaaaaatcgattttttttaaaaaaaaatgaattattgcgtcatcagtgacgacgcccactcgcgggccagcgagtgggcgtcacgcacgcatggggacgtgccacgtgtccctggcgcgtggcgagacagctcgtctccgagacgagctacgcgacgagacggtcgcgagctggagacgagatgggcgctgcaatgcgtctcgcgggggtctcgtctctccgagacgagacgcgagc
Proteins encoded in this window:
- the LOC121740855 gene encoding 15.4 kDa class V heat shock protein-like — translated: MEVAPFTYLFPSAHQFPPRNYVHWTQTPESHLYSADIPGVRKEEIKVEVEDSRYLIIRTEAVADRSFSRKFRLPERVDVEGISAEYVDGVLTVKVPRSYIRMGFFIDPPHTMDLTATAA